A section of the Agrococcus sp. SGAir0287 genome encodes:
- the metX gene encoding homoserine O-acetyltransferase MetX — protein MDWQLSDDVQPSARVPSHLLLDPTPVPVTGAWRPGDDPGARRFARVGDVVTEHGATIPNVVVAYETWGTLSASRDNAILVNHALTGDSHVVGPAGPGHATSGWWAGVVGPGLPLDTDRWFVVAANMLGGCQGTTGPATIGPDGRELASRFPRVTIRDQVEAQRRLADHLGVERWHAVVGGSMGGMHVLEWAVTHPERVGKAAVLAAPALSSADQIALSGLQLEAVQSDPNWLGGDYYDQPDGQGPHRGLALARRMAMVNYRSPDELNRRFGRGWQSSVDPDHGGRYQVESYLDVHGNRFTRRFDAGSYVRLVLAMSSHDLGRGRGGVEAALERITAETLVVGIDSDRLFPVADQERIAAGLRTSVSGAAPVVLASEFGHDGFLIETDAVGALLADLVG, from the coding sequence ATGGACTGGCAGCTCTCGGACGACGTCCAGCCGTCGGCCCGCGTCCCCTCGCACCTCCTGCTCGACCCCACCCCCGTGCCCGTCACGGGAGCGTGGCGGCCGGGCGACGATCCCGGCGCGCGTCGATTCGCCCGCGTCGGCGACGTCGTCACCGAGCACGGTGCGACGATCCCCAACGTCGTCGTGGCGTACGAGACGTGGGGCACCCTGAGCGCGAGCCGCGACAACGCGATCCTCGTGAACCACGCGCTGACGGGCGACAGCCACGTCGTCGGCCCCGCCGGTCCCGGTCACGCGACGAGCGGCTGGTGGGCGGGCGTCGTCGGCCCGGGACTGCCGCTCGACACCGACCGCTGGTTCGTGGTCGCGGCGAACATGCTCGGCGGCTGCCAGGGCACGACGGGGCCCGCGACGATCGGCCCTGATGGGCGCGAGCTCGCCTCGCGGTTCCCGAGGGTCACGATCCGCGACCAGGTGGAGGCGCAGCGCAGGCTCGCCGACCACCTCGGCGTCGAGCGGTGGCACGCGGTCGTCGGCGGCTCGATGGGCGGCATGCACGTGCTCGAGTGGGCCGTGACGCATCCCGAGCGGGTCGGCAAGGCCGCCGTGCTCGCGGCTCCCGCGCTGTCGAGCGCCGATCAGATCGCGCTCAGCGGGCTGCAGCTCGAGGCCGTGCAGTCGGATCCGAACTGGCTCGGCGGCGACTACTACGACCAGCCCGACGGGCAGGGACCGCATCGCGGCCTCGCGCTCGCCAGGCGCATGGCGATGGTGAACTACCGCTCCCCCGACGAGCTCAACCGTCGCTTCGGACGCGGCTGGCAGTCGTCGGTCGACCCCGACCACGGCGGCCGCTACCAGGTGGAGTCGTACCTCGACGTGCACGGCAACCGCTTCACGCGACGCTTCGACGCCGGCAGTTACGTGCGCCTGGTGCTCGCGATGTCGTCGCACGACCTCGGTCGCGGCCGCGGAGGCGTCGAGGCGGCGCTCGAGCGCATCACGGCCGAGACGCTCGTGGTCGGCATCGACTCCGATCGGCTCTTCCCCGTCGCCGACCAGGAGCGCATCGCCGCGGGGCTGCGCACCTCGGTCTCCGGTGCCGCGCCCGTCGTGCTCGCGAGCGAGTTCGGCCACGACGGCTTCCTCATCGAGACGGATGCGGTCGGCGCGCTCCTCGCCGACCTCGTCGGCTGA
- a CDS encoding glycosyltransferase 87 family protein — MLRSRLLPWAAFVAVHGLVAALNHPDVSTAFGDVRSVYPWWASRAMQGDVVGIDEPWVYPILAWLPIAASAIAGPAALPGMWLVVVTVLDGIAFWLLLRHPHGLAPAWTWLALMALLGPIVVGRIDSITMPIAVAGVVATWSGRHALAAAAFTVGAWTKIWPGVLWLAQLVVRPARLVTVAVAAGVTAVVMLVALALGAGGNVLSFLTWQGERGLQIEAVLATPFHWLGAPLGYDDVQLTYELQTPAADAVAAVATPILVVATLLVAGLGVLAVRRGVDRDQAGAWLAVALVTTLIVTNPVGSPQFAIWLIAPALLLVGIRAWDGVAVIVVLCGLTQLCYPWLYGEVVGQNAIGLVVLTLRNAGYLVLLGLAALRLLRLPQVAGAR, encoded by the coding sequence GTGCTGCGCTCGCGGCTGCTGCCGTGGGCGGCCTTCGTCGCCGTCCACGGCCTCGTCGCGGCGCTGAACCACCCGGACGTGTCGACCGCGTTCGGCGACGTGCGCAGCGTCTACCCGTGGTGGGCGTCGCGCGCGATGCAGGGCGACGTCGTCGGCATCGACGAGCCGTGGGTGTACCCGATCCTCGCGTGGCTGCCGATCGCCGCCTCCGCGATCGCGGGGCCCGCGGCGCTGCCGGGCATGTGGCTCGTCGTCGTGACGGTGCTCGACGGCATCGCGTTCTGGCTGCTGCTGCGCCATCCGCACGGGCTCGCGCCGGCGTGGACGTGGCTCGCGCTCATGGCGCTGCTGGGGCCCATCGTCGTCGGACGCATCGACTCCATCACGATGCCGATCGCGGTCGCCGGCGTCGTGGCGACGTGGTCGGGCAGGCATGCGCTCGCTGCCGCCGCGTTCACCGTGGGCGCATGGACGAAGATCTGGCCGGGCGTCCTCTGGCTCGCGCAGCTCGTCGTGCGGCCCGCGCGGCTCGTGACCGTCGCGGTCGCGGCGGGCGTGACGGCCGTCGTCATGCTCGTCGCGCTCGCCCTCGGCGCCGGCGGCAACGTGCTGTCGTTCCTCACCTGGCAGGGGGAGCGCGGCCTGCAGATCGAGGCCGTGCTCGCGACGCCCTTCCACTGGCTGGGCGCGCCGCTCGGCTACGACGACGTGCAGCTGACGTACGAGCTGCAGACGCCCGCGGCGGACGCCGTCGCCGCCGTCGCGACGCCGATCCTGGTCGTGGCGACGCTGCTCGTCGCAGGCCTCGGCGTGCTGGCAGTGCGCCGCGGCGTCGATCGCGACCAGGCGGGTGCGTGGCTCGCCGTCGCGCTCGTCACGACGCTCATCGTCACGAACCCCGTCGGATCGCCGCAGTTCGCCATCTGGCTGATCGCCCCGGCGCTGCTGCTCGTCGGCATCCGCGCCTGGGACGGCGTCGCCGTGATCGTCGTGCTCTGCGGCCTCACGCAGCTCTGCTACCCGTGGCTCTACGGCGAGGTCGTGGGGCAGAACGCCATCGGCCTCGTCGTGCTCACCCTGCGCAACGCCGGATACCTCGTGCTGCTGGGGCTCGCCGCGTTGCGGCTGCTGCGGCTGCCGCAGGTCGCCGGCGCTCGCTGA
- the rpmF gene encoding 50S ribosomal protein L32 yields the protein MAVPKRKKSRANTHSRRSQWKASVPTLVKTVENGRTVYSLPHRARVVEDSAGTPLFMEYKGRKVADV from the coding sequence ATGGCAGTGCCCAAGCGGAAGAAGTCGCGTGCGAACACGCACTCGCGCCGTTCGCAGTGGAAGGCGTCGGTCCCCACGCTCGTGAAGACCGTCGAGAACGGCCGCACCGTCTACAGCCTCCCGCACCGCGCTCGCGTGGTCGAGGACTCGGCCGGCACGCCGCTCTTCATGGAGTACAAGGGCCGCAAGGTCGCCGACGTCTGA
- a CDS encoding bifunctional o-acetylhomoserine/o-acetylserine sulfhydrylase, which yields MSEWAFETKQVHAGAQPDPTTNARVTPIYRTTSYVFNSTEHAANLFGLAEFGNIYSRIMNPTQDVVEQRVAALEGGTAALLVSSGQAAETFAVLNIAQAGDHIVSSTSIYGGTYNLFKYTLAKLGIEVTFVEDQDDLDEWHRAVRPNTKLFFAETIGNPRINILDIAGVASVAHEAGVPLIVDNTIATPYLIRPLDHGADIVVHSATKFIGGHGAVIGGVIVDGGRFRWSESDRFPGLTEPDPSYHGAVFAQAVGDEIAYAIKARVQLLRDIGASISPDSAWQILQGLETLSLRIERHVENASAIAAFLERHPAVASVNYASLDSSPYKGAADRYAPKGVGAVLSFELVGGVAAGRAFVESLQLFSHLANIGDVRSLVIHPASTTHSQLTPEQQLTTGVTPGLVRLSVGIEHVDDLIADLAAGLEAVQATNREAA from the coding sequence ATGAGCGAGTGGGCTTTCGAGACCAAGCAGGTCCACGCGGGCGCCCAGCCCGACCCCACGACGAACGCACGCGTCACGCCGATCTACCGCACGACGTCGTACGTCTTCAACTCCACCGAGCACGCCGCGAACCTCTTCGGGCTCGCCGAGTTCGGCAACATCTACTCGCGCATCATGAACCCGACGCAGGACGTCGTCGAGCAACGCGTCGCAGCGCTCGAGGGCGGCACGGCAGCGCTGCTGGTGTCGTCGGGGCAGGCTGCCGAGACGTTCGCGGTGCTGAACATCGCGCAGGCGGGCGACCACATCGTGTCGTCGACGTCGATCTACGGCGGCACGTACAACCTCTTCAAGTACACGCTCGCCAAGCTCGGCATCGAGGTGACCTTCGTCGAGGACCAGGACGACCTCGACGAGTGGCACCGCGCGGTGCGGCCGAACACGAAGCTCTTCTTCGCCGAGACGATCGGCAATCCGCGCATCAACATCCTCGACATCGCGGGCGTCGCGTCGGTGGCGCACGAGGCGGGCGTGCCGCTCATCGTCGACAACACGATCGCGACGCCCTACCTCATCCGTCCGCTCGACCACGGGGCGGACATCGTCGTGCACTCGGCGACGAAGTTCATCGGCGGGCACGGCGCCGTCATCGGCGGCGTCATCGTCGACGGCGGCCGCTTCCGCTGGTCCGAGTCCGACCGATTCCCGGGACTCACCGAGCCGGACCCGAGCTACCACGGCGCCGTCTTCGCGCAGGCCGTCGGCGACGAGATCGCCTACGCGATCAAGGCGCGCGTGCAGCTGCTGCGCGACATCGGCGCGTCGATCTCCCCCGACTCGGCATGGCAGATCCTGCAGGGCCTCGAGACGCTGAGCCTGCGCATCGAGCGCCACGTCGAGAACGCCAGCGCGATCGCCGCCTTCCTCGAGCGCCACCCGGCGGTCGCGAGCGTCAACTACGCGAGCCTCGACTCGAGCCCGTACAAGGGCGCGGCGGACCGGTACGCGCCGAAGGGCGTCGGCGCCGTGCTGTCCTTCGAGCTCGTCGGCGGCGTGGCGGCCGGGCGCGCGTTCGTCGAGTCGCTGCAGCTCTTCAGCCACCTCGCGAACATCGGCGACGTGCGCAGCCTCGTCATCCACCCCGCCTCCACGACCCACTCGCAGCTCACGCCCGAGCAGCAGCTCACGACGGGCGTGACGCCCGGCCTCGTGCGCCTCTCCGTCGGGATCGAGCACGTCGACGACCTCATCGCCGACCTCGCCGCCGGCCTCGAGGCCGTGCAGGCGACGAATCGCGAGGCCGCGTAG
- a CDS encoding YceD family protein gives MSAHATPFQIGIRDLVGKPGQMREHDLEAAFADRVGEGLAAVPAAEPVGIDVRLESVHEGILATGSASVTADAECSRCLLRFRLPVEVDFIELFAYDRSEDSEFQVVDDAIDLEQVVRDAVVLALPFNPVDRPDCAGLDPITGERLAPGTEWSPPEQLDPRWAALAGLLDDDEAAQTRAPEKE, from the coding sequence GTGTCCGCACATGCAACGCCGTTCCAGATCGGGATCCGGGATCTCGTCGGCAAGCCGGGCCAGATGCGCGAGCACGACCTCGAGGCCGCGTTCGCCGATCGCGTCGGGGAGGGGCTGGCCGCCGTGCCCGCCGCCGAGCCCGTCGGGATCGACGTGCGTCTCGAGAGCGTGCACGAGGGCATCCTCGCCACCGGCTCCGCGAGCGTCACGGCCGACGCCGAGTGCTCTCGCTGCCTCCTGCGATTCCGCCTGCCCGTCGAAGTCGACTTCATCGAGCTGTTCGCGTATGATCGCTCGGAGGATTCCGAGTTCCAGGTGGTCGATGACGCCATCGACCTGGAGCAGGTCGTCCGGGATGCGGTGGTGCTGGCACTGCCGTTCAACCCCGTCGACCGGCCTGACTGCGCAGGTCTCGACCCCATCACGGGGGAGCGGCTCGCGCCTGGGACGGAATGGAGCCCGCCCGAGCAGCTCGACCCGAGATGGGCTGCCCTGGCCGGACTCCTCGATGACGACGAGGCCGCGCAGACGCGCGCGCCCGAGAAGGAGTAG
- a CDS encoding acyltransferase family protein — MTDPVQARPKRRVPYWDNAKWLAMVLVVVGHTIQPLALESDVALVPYLVIYAFHMPFFGVISGYFTTDKPGAKQYGRVIGDLIVPYVIFETIWSVIESLVTGTPSFNPVTPSWTLWFLLALAGFRVVLPVLARLRWPLLWTVLLAIVIGYFDDVDQTFSMMRAIQMLPFFVLGWELRRRDVMRLWFERRSVLVPRIAAVAAFVIVAAVAALLPDLWRELSIRHWLFLDRAYAEVPELGDGGVAWYYGTVRLAIMVVTTALIAAALALVPRRTTVFTAWGAATMTIYLLHTFVLYWPRESGWLRDHADQWWSLPLAIVAGVLITVALSTRPVRAATRWIVEPNVRWLLRRRDKDDGAPRTGATPTQPPPTARARSGATVTDGDGGR, encoded by the coding sequence GTGACCGACCCCGTGCAGGCGCGACCCAAGCGCCGCGTGCCCTACTGGGACAACGCGAAGTGGCTCGCGATGGTGCTCGTCGTCGTCGGCCACACGATCCAGCCGCTCGCGCTCGAGAGCGACGTCGCGCTCGTGCCCTACCTCGTGATCTACGCGTTCCACATGCCGTTCTTCGGCGTGATCTCGGGCTACTTCACGACCGACAAGCCCGGCGCGAAGCAGTACGGGCGCGTCATCGGCGACCTCATCGTGCCGTACGTGATCTTCGAGACGATCTGGTCCGTCATCGAGTCGCTCGTCACGGGCACGCCCTCGTTCAACCCGGTGACGCCGTCGTGGACGCTGTGGTTCCTGCTCGCGCTCGCGGGCTTCCGCGTCGTGCTGCCGGTGCTCGCCCGCCTGCGGTGGCCGCTGCTGTGGACGGTGCTGCTCGCGATCGTCATCGGCTACTTCGACGACGTCGACCAGACGTTCTCGATGATGCGGGCCATCCAGATGCTGCCGTTCTTCGTGCTGGGCTGGGAGCTGCGTCGCCGCGACGTCATGCGGCTGTGGTTCGAGCGCAGGTCGGTGCTCGTGCCGCGCATCGCCGCCGTCGCCGCCTTCGTGATCGTCGCCGCCGTCGCAGCCTTGCTCCCCGACCTCTGGCGCGAGCTGTCGATCCGGCACTGGCTCTTCCTCGACCGCGCCTACGCCGAGGTGCCCGAGCTCGGCGACGGCGGCGTCGCCTGGTACTACGGCACCGTGCGGCTGGCGATCATGGTCGTCACCACCGCGCTCATCGCCGCGGCGCTCGCGCTCGTGCCCCGCCGCACCACGGTCTTCACGGCCTGGGGCGCCGCGACGATGACCATCTACCTGCTGCACACCTTCGTGCTCTACTGGCCGCGCGAGTCGGGCTGGCTGCGCGACCACGCCGACCAGTGGTGGTCGCTGCCGCTCGCGATCGTCGCCGGCGTCCTCATCACCGTCGCGCTGTCGACGCGGCCGGTGCGGGCCGCGACGCGCTGGATCGTCGAGCCGAACGTGCGCTGGCTGCTGCGCAGGCGGGACAAGGACGACGGCGCGCCGCGCACGGGTGCGACGCCGACGCAGCCGCCGCCGACCGCTCGCGCCCGCTCCGGGGCGACTGTGACGGACGGTGACGGCGGGCGTTGA
- a CDS encoding SDR family NAD(P)-dependent oxidoreductase gives MEQRIVVTGASSGIGRAVAAQAAGRGWRVLAVARRAERLASLAEETGCETLVADLTDDDDVARLVEAATTFGATALVHVAGGALGSAPIPATTLDDWQGMFDMNVLSTKRVLTGLLPQLRRTTLDGSYATIQVVTSIAATMPYVGGSGYNAAKAAEKALVDVLRLEVHGEPIRVMEVRPGMVRTEEFSLVRFQGDQAKADAVYQGVQDPLTADDVAQVMTDALALPGHVSIDEVVIKPVAQTHAWMVHRGPLQAKVDEVDAD, from the coding sequence ATGGAGCAGCGGATCGTCGTCACGGGAGCATCGAGCGGCATCGGACGGGCGGTGGCCGCGCAGGCGGCGGGCCGCGGCTGGCGGGTGCTCGCCGTCGCACGCCGCGCCGAGCGGCTCGCATCGCTCGCCGAGGAGACCGGCTGCGAGACGCTCGTCGCCGACCTCACCGACGACGACGACGTCGCGCGCCTGGTCGAGGCCGCCACGACCTTCGGCGCCACGGCGCTCGTGCACGTCGCGGGCGGCGCGCTCGGCTCCGCACCCATCCCCGCGACCACCCTCGACGACTGGCAGGGCATGTTCGACATGAACGTGCTCTCGACGAAGCGCGTGCTCACGGGCCTCCTGCCGCAGCTGCGTCGCACGACGCTCGACGGCTCCTACGCGACGATCCAGGTCGTCACCTCGATCGCCGCGACCATGCCGTACGTCGGCGGATCCGGCTACAACGCGGCGAAGGCGGCCGAGAAGGCGCTCGTCGACGTGCTGCGCCTCGAGGTGCACGGCGAGCCCATCCGCGTCATGGAGGTGCGCCCCGGCATGGTGCGGACGGAGGAGTTCTCGCTCGTGCGCTTCCAGGGCGACCAGGCGAAGGCCGACGCGGTCTACCAGGGCGTGCAGGATCCCCTGACGGCCGACGACGTCGCGCAGGTCATGACGGACGCGCTGGCGCTGCCCGGCCACGTGTCGATCGACGAGGTCGTCATCAAGCCCGTCGCGCAGACGCACGCCTGGATGGTGCACCGCGGCCCGCTGCAGGCCAAGGTCGACGAGGTGGATGCCGACTGA
- a CDS encoding MFS transporter, with amino-acid sequence MTRGTRPRTTSLRTAIPVALVGWLVCVELVSGMLQGYYVTISTEIARHLSIVDADLNWFEAGQLLLSALSVPVLAKLGDMHGHKRVLLASTVVVAGASWWMAFAGDFWSYLVAFSLQGIYAVWLPLEIALIFDRGRRTGRAASETRRAAGLLVVGLETGAILGALGAARAHAAFGEAMVPTLLVPAVFVTLLLPAIWLGVPESEPLPDRSLDAVGFSLLALSLLTVTSGLTFLRLMGAGAPVPWILVGAGVLLMLPFGRWVLRRPDPAIDLRVLRRPEMWPVQLTAGLVGVSLLGAQTPLATYAGTDPDEVGYGLGLDASGRSIVIGVYLLSLIVGAILLAVLSRRIRPRLLLIVAASLVGVGYLALVVAHDTLLQMLACLVVAGIGCGALVGAMPAAAAAAAPRGQTGVATALTNTTKTIGGSFASSIFAIVLATGAVGTAASIGGYVTVWVVCGATALVAAVALVAVPRLAFADPDPVPDAAQEPPAPSPAR; translated from the coding sequence ATGACGAGGGGCACCCGACCGCGCACGACGAGCCTGCGCACGGCCATCCCGGTCGCGCTCGTGGGATGGCTCGTGTGCGTCGAGCTCGTGAGCGGCATGCTCCAGGGCTACTACGTCACGATCTCGACCGAGATCGCCAGGCACCTGTCGATCGTCGACGCCGACCTCAACTGGTTCGAGGCCGGGCAGCTGCTGCTCTCGGCGCTCTCGGTGCCGGTGCTCGCGAAGCTCGGCGACATGCACGGGCACAAGCGCGTGCTGCTCGCCTCGACGGTCGTCGTCGCGGGTGCGAGCTGGTGGATGGCCTTCGCCGGCGACTTCTGGAGCTACCTCGTCGCCTTCTCGCTGCAGGGCATCTACGCCGTCTGGCTGCCGCTCGAGATCGCCCTCATCTTCGACCGCGGCCGGCGCACGGGCCGTGCGGCCTCCGAGACGCGACGTGCGGCGGGCCTGCTCGTCGTCGGGCTGGAGACGGGGGCGATCCTCGGCGCCCTCGGCGCGGCGCGCGCCCATGCCGCCTTCGGCGAGGCGATGGTGCCGACGCTCCTCGTGCCCGCGGTCTTCGTCACGCTCCTGCTGCCGGCGATCTGGCTGGGCGTGCCCGAGTCCGAGCCCCTCCCGGACCGTTCGCTCGACGCCGTCGGCTTCTCGCTGCTGGCGCTGTCCCTGCTCACCGTGACGTCGGGCCTGACGTTCCTGCGGCTCATGGGCGCAGGCGCGCCGGTGCCGTGGATCCTCGTCGGCGCGGGCGTGCTGCTCATGCTGCCCTTCGGCAGGTGGGTGCTGCGCCGGCCGGACCCCGCCATCGACCTGCGCGTGCTGCGCCGCCCGGAGATGTGGCCCGTCCAGCTCACCGCCGGCCTCGTGGGCGTGAGCCTGCTCGGCGCGCAGACGCCGCTCGCGACCTATGCGGGCACGGATCCCGACGAGGTGGGCTACGGCCTCGGGCTCGACGCGAGCGGTCGCTCGATCGTCATCGGCGTCTACCTGCTCTCGCTCATCGTCGGCGCGATCCTGCTCGCCGTCCTCTCGCGCCGGATCCGCCCGAGGCTGCTGCTCATCGTCGCGGCCAGCCTCGTCGGCGTCGGCTACCTCGCGCTCGTCGTCGCGCACGACACGCTGCTGCAGATGCTCGCGTGCCTCGTGGTCGCGGGCATCGGATGCGGTGCGCTCGTCGGCGCGATGCCCGCCGCGGCCGCGGCAGCCGCACCGCGAGGGCAGACGGGCGTCGCGACGGCGCTCACGAACACGACGAAGACGATCGGCGGCTCCTTCGCCTCGTCGATCTTCGCGATCGTGCTCGCGACGGGCGCCGTCGGCACCGCGGCCTCGATCGGCGGGTACGTCACGGTGTGGGTCGTCTGCGGCGCCACGGCGCTCGTGGCCGCGGTGGCGCTCGTCGCCGTGCCACGGCTCGCGTTCGCGGACCCCGACCCGGTGCCGGATGCGGCCCAGGAGCCGCCCGCACCGTCGCCGGCGCGCTGA
- a CDS encoding DMT family transporter, which translates to MTSTASKPLVLVAAGVTVLLWAFAFVAIRAVGDELSPGPLALVRLASALPVLLVIAAIARPALPRGRGLVLVLAYGVFWFAAYTVVLNWAEHHLDAGTAAMLVNVAPLLVAVVAGVLFGEGFPRPLVVGLVVAFAGVVLIALGSRGAPSIDGLGIALGLLAAVLYAAGVLTQKVALRTVEPVAATWVGCAAGLVATLPFAPQALVEVPAASTGALVAALALGVGSTAIAFSTWAYVLQHSGAGPAAATTLVVPALATLIAWLVLGEAPTALALVGGALALGGVTISRLRPRRRRDAVAEAPAA; encoded by the coding sequence GTGACCTCCACCGCGTCGAAGCCGCTCGTCCTCGTCGCAGCGGGGGTGACGGTGCTGCTGTGGGCGTTCGCGTTCGTCGCGATCCGTGCCGTGGGCGACGAGCTCTCGCCCGGCCCGCTCGCCCTCGTGCGCCTCGCATCGGCGCTGCCGGTCCTCCTCGTCATCGCCGCGATCGCGAGGCCGGCGCTCCCGCGGGGCCGCGGACTGGTGCTCGTGCTCGCCTACGGCGTCTTCTGGTTCGCCGCGTACACCGTGGTGCTGAACTGGGCAGAGCACCACCTCGACGCGGGCACCGCCGCCATGCTCGTGAACGTCGCGCCGCTGCTCGTCGCCGTCGTCGCCGGCGTGCTGTTCGGCGAGGGCTTCCCGCGCCCGCTCGTCGTCGGGCTCGTCGTCGCGTTCGCCGGCGTCGTGCTCATCGCCCTCGGCTCGCGCGGCGCGCCGTCGATCGACGGCCTCGGCATCGCGCTCGGCCTCCTCGCGGCCGTCCTCTACGCGGCAGGGGTGCTGACGCAGAAGGTCGCGCTGCGCACGGTCGAGCCCGTCGCTGCGACGTGGGTGGGCTGCGCCGCGGGCCTCGTCGCCACGCTGCCCTTCGCCCCGCAGGCCCTCGTCGAGGTGCCCGCCGCCTCCACGGGCGCGCTCGTCGCGGCGCTCGCGCTCGGCGTCGGCTCGACGGCGATCGCGTTCTCGACCTGGGCGTACGTCCTGCAGCACTCCGGTGCCGGGCCCGCTGCGGCGACGACGCTCGTCGTCCCCGCCCTCGCGACCCTCATCGCGTGGCTCGTGCTCGGCGAGGCGCCGACGGCGCTCGCGCTGGTCGGCGGCGCGCTCGCGCTCGGCGGCGTGACGATCTCGCGGCTGCGACCGCGCAGGAGGCGCGACGCCGTCGCCGAGGCGCCCGCCGCCTGA